The sequence CTGCCTGATAACCTCCGGAGTTGGAAGATTTGCCTTTCGTGCGACGAAGTCTATCTCATCAGGAGAAAATGCATGAATATGAACAGTTGGGTGAATTTCATGCACCCACTTCATAAACTGTAGGTATGTTTCAAGGGTAAAGTCAGGATGAACACCGGAGAGAAAACATATCTCTGTAACATTCCGTTCTTTTGCATACCGTGCCTGTTCCTTTACCTCATCCTCACCAAACAGGTACGCCCCCGGACTCTTTTTGGTCCTGCCAAATCCGCAAAATCCACAGAGGTTTTTACAGATATTGGTGATATGGATATTCTGATTCCTGACAAATGTGACCCTGTTTCCGTTCTTTCTTCTGCAGACCTCATCTGCTGCCCGAAACAGGTCGAATACCTCCTGACCGGATACAGAAAGGAGAAAAGCCGCTTCATCTGGGGTGAGGCGATGTCCTGCCAGGGTATCTGATAAAAGAGTATGGAGATCCATACGCTTACCTGTTCCTCTTTTGGTTTGTTTCTTCTTCCCGTTTTGCACGGCTGCGGAGATAGAGTTCGTGGAGCACCATAATTACAACAACAATGATGATGACCGGGACAATATTTAATGGCAGGTATCCGATGTAGGGAACAGAGTACATCGCTTTCCCGATGATCCACTCCTTCTTAACCGGTTCAATCGGTCCACCAAGGTTACGGTAATTTGACCAGCCAACCTGGTCGATGACCGGATTATTATCTCCTTTGGTGATATATCCTTCATGAGGAGCGGTATATGTCGCAGTTTTCATTCCTGCCTCTAAAGCGATCTCCTCTCCTTCATCAACCCAGAACATGGCCCGATGAATTATCGGATGAAGTTCGGTGTTCCCGTTCGGTCGGTATATTATTACATCACCAGGCATCCCGAACTTTTCATACCCGGATGCATTGCCTTCTTCAAGACTTTGTAACTCACCGTACCGGTCGCCGGCAACCACTAACACCAGGTCACCCACGTTCATGTGTGGTACCATGCTCTCTGATTCGATGGTCACAATTGCCGGCCATGTTCCACAGATCAGCAGAAGTATTGCAACAATGGCACCCACGGTTACCAGAACAGATGCTATCTCCCTGACAGCCGAGGGGAACTGCCCGTCGCTCTTCCAGAATGTGATAATTTTATCCCGTATTGTTTGTTTGGCGTTTTGATCTGCCATGATGTCTGTATATGGTTTTAGATCTGGCCTCTTAAGGGTTCACTTCCTGACATGGTCAGGCGGGTATATTTTCATTCGTGCTGAAGGTACTAGTGCAGAATGCTTGACAGCACCATGATCGTGGAACGGTTTCTGGATACAAAACTCCAGGTTCATCCGGACGTGGTCAGATATATCCGCGAACAGAAAGATGAGCGGCTTATTGACACGATCATCTCCGGCGTTCCTGATGATTGTGTGGTAGTTTCACTCAGGCATATTCCTGGTCTTCTCCCTTCACGAGATGGTGTGCGGTTTTTGTGTGATCCTGAAGTGGAGATCATCTCCGGCCGGATGGGAACCTCGAAGCCGGTGGGGAGGGTAGAGGACTATATCATTTATTTTGCAGACCGGTATGCCAGACTCTCCGGTATGATCCGGGGGAGATGTAATCCGGTTCCCATTGAGGCACTCAAACGAAACAGCCGGTATAAACAGGAGGAGTTTGCTGTCTGTGGCATGGTCATGGAGGTCCGGAGCACCGGTAATGGTCACCGGATGGCAGAGATAGAGGATTCAACCGGATCTGTTATGGCCCTGTTTAATAAAGACCGACCGGATTTTTCAGAGGCAGAGCGAATTGTCCCTGATGAGGTTATCGGGGTTCGTGGCTCACTCTCAAGTGAAGGAAATCTCATCTTTGCCGACCAGATATTCAGGCCTGATATTCCATTTTCTTATGCTCCCTACACGAGTGACCGGAAAGGGGCCGCAGTCCTGATATCTGATGTCCATGTTGGAAGTGATACGTTCCTTGATGATGAATGGAACCGGTTTGCAGACTGGCTGAGCGACAGTGAGGTCTCCTACCTTCTTGTAGCCGGTGACCTAGTAGATGGAATTGGTATTTACCCTGACCAGGACAAAGAACTCGTTATCCCCAATATTTATGAGCAGTATGATGTGCTTGGAACGATGCTCTCAGACCTGCCTTCCCATCTGAAGATAATTCTCGCTCCCGGAAACCATGACGTGGTGCGGGGGGCCGAACCACAACCGGTCATCCCTGAAAAGTTCAGGAAAAATTATTCCAGCAATTGCCTGTTTGTCGAAAATCCCGCTCTCGTCAACCTACAGGGAGTGAGAGTACTGATGTATCATGGGAGATCATTTGACGATCTCATCGGTCTTATGCCGGGGGCGAGCTATGAGAAAGCCTATGACGTCATCCCTGAGATGCTTAAACGCCGTCACCTTGCTCCATGTTATGGTAAAAGAACCCCAATTGCTGCAGATACCGTGGACCGGCTGATTATCGATCCCATCCCTGAGGTGGTACATACCGGCCATGTCCATATTTATGGGATCAGCAGATATCGCAATGTCCTGGGAATCAACTCAGGGACATGGCAGAGTCAGACGGCATTTCAGAAACAGATGAATATTCAGCCGACTCCGGCAGTTGCCATCTCACTTGATCTGACAACACTCCAGCCCCGGGTGCATGATTTCATGAATGATTCCCCCGAGCCACTCGTTTTGTAAGAAGTGGTTTTTTTGCTTCTTCTTCCTGCGTTTTATACCAGGCAAGAAGGATAGCGTCCACTTCCTGTTCCCATGCGATAAGGTCAGGATCTCCGGGCATGAGCCGGATAGTTTTCCTGATTACATGTACTGCCTCTGGATACCGTCCAAGGTCTTTGAGCACCAGAGCATATTTTTTTGCAGCGTCCCCATATGCCGGATCACTCCTGACTGCATGTTGGTATAAATCCTGGGCATCTGCTAGTCGTCCCTGCTGAGCGTATACATCAGCAAGATGGGACAGAACTTCAGCATCATGGGGAAGAAGTAAGTATGCGGATTTCAGGGCTTTTTCAGCTTTGGTGATTTCTCCTTCGGCTGCAAGGATGGTTCCCCAGGTATCCAGAAACGGACCGTTTTTATCGATCTGGCTTCCCAATTTCTCCATTATTCGTCGTGCATTATGTGGATCCCCGGATATTGAGAGGATATATGCCGCTGCATTGTCCAGATCTGTATCATCCGGGTATTTTGCCCGTAAGGCTGTAACCGTTTTGAGTGCCTGGTCATATTTGTTCATCCGGGTATATACAAAGGCAAGAAGGAGGGTACTGTCGTATGAGCGTTCCTCATCCGGAATCAGGAGAAGGAGATCTGCGGCGGTTGAATATTCTCCCCGGTGAGCAAGTCCGGTCGCCAGGTCTTTATAGAGCTGATCCTGGTGCAGCCTGATATCATCCTCTCCAAATGTATATGTCCCGTTTTCAAATACAGTGAGGATTATTTCCTTGTTCTTCTCGGCCAAAAGGGCTGACAGGTTATCACTGGAATTCGTGGCATTACCAAAGGCCGTTACTCCGGGGATAATAAACAGGATGAGGATTATCAGCCGGAAAAACATTGAGATCAAAATGCAGGGGAAAAAGAAATGGCTTGTGGATCGAAAACCGCGTTTTTGAAATGGACGAGTATTCCTAGTGAACCGACATATAAATAGCGCGGTTCCAATTCGTATCGTTATTTACGTATAATCAACGAATGATAACAGATCACCGTCTCGATTCTCAGTTTCTGACTGGACGTGATACGAATGGATATGTTATATATTGTACCGGTTTGTGCCCTTATCGGGCTTATCTTCGCTGGTCTCAGCTACGCCCGGATGAAAAAGGAATCTCCGGGTGATGAACTGATGCAGAAGATTGCCGCAGCCATTCATCTTGGTGCAATGACCTACCTCAAACGGCAGTATACTGCCATTGCGGTCTTCGTCGTTGTTCTTGCGGTAATTCTGTCTCTTGTAATTAACCCTCTCACCGCCGTCTGTTATGTTGTTGGAGCAGGTCTTTCTGCCCTTGCAGGTTTTATTGGCATGTTTTCCGCAACAAAAGCAAACGTCAGAACCGCAAATGCTGCAAAGCAGGGAATGGCATCGGCCTTTAAGGTTTCATTCTCCGCTGGTATGGTCATGGGTCTGACGGTTGTCGGTCTTGGTATGTTGGGTCTGTCTCTGATGTTCTTCCTTATGACTGGAATCACTGGTGTGACAGATCATGCTACTATCAGCATTCTCTCCGGGTTCTCTCTTGGTGCATCATCTATTGCACTGTTTGCCCGTGTTGGTGGTGGTATCTTTACCAAGGCAGCTGATGTCGGTGCAGATTTGGTTGGAAAAGTTGAAGCAGGCATTCCTGAGGATGACCCCCGGAACCCGGCAGTCATTGCAGATAATGTCGGTGACAATGTCGGTGATATCGCCGGTATGGGTGCTGACCTGTATGAGTCATATGTTGGTGCAGTCATTGCTACGATGCTTATCGGAGCAACTGCCGGTATGGCAAGCCAGTTCCCAGGCGTTCCCTCAATGAACCTGATTGCCCTTCCAATGATGATCGCAGGTCTTGGAATTATCGCGTCCGTCATTGGTTCATTCTTTGTCCGGACCAACAAGAACGAAGCACATGCAATTCACAAGGCATTCAACTCAGGAACCTTTGCTGGTCTTCTCCTGACTGTTGCCGCTGTCTACGTTCTTGTTGAGATGCTCGCACCAGGTCAGCTTGGTATCTTCTATGCAACCATCGCTGGCCTTGTCGGTGGATTCCTGATTGGTCTTGTGACTGAATACTACACGTCTTATGATCACAAGCCAACCCAGTCCATTGTCAAGTCTGCAGAGACCGGAGCAGCAACCGATATCATTGCAGGTATTGCAGTCGGTATGGAGTCAACCTTCATCCCGGTGATCATCGTCGCAGCAGCTATCCTGATTGCAAACTACTTTGGTGGCATCTATGGTGTAGCCCTTGCCGGTGTCGGTATGCTTGCAACCCTTGGTATTACCCTCTCCGTTGATGCATACGGCCCAATCGCAGACAATGCAGGTGGTATTGCAGAGATGAGCCACCAGGGTCCAGGCGTTCGTGCCA comes from Methanospirillum hungatei and encodes:
- a CDS encoding S26 family signal peptidase, with translation MADQNAKQTIRDKIITFWKSDGQFPSAVREIASVLVTVGAIVAILLLICGTWPAIVTIESESMVPHMNVGDLVLVVAGDRYGELQSLEEGNASGYEKFGMPGDVIIYRPNGNTELHPIIHRAMFWVDEGEEIALEAGMKTATYTAPHEGYITKGDNNPVIDQVGWSNYRNLGGPIEPVKKEWIIGKAMYSVPYIGYLPLNIVPVIIIVVVIMVLHELYLRSRAKREEETNQKRNR
- a CDS encoding DNA-directed DNA polymerase II small subunit, producing MLDSTMIVERFLDTKLQVHPDVVRYIREQKDERLIDTIISGVPDDCVVVSLRHIPGLLPSRDGVRFLCDPEVEIISGRMGTSKPVGRVEDYIIYFADRYARLSGMIRGRCNPVPIEALKRNSRYKQEEFAVCGMVMEVRSTGNGHRMAEIEDSTGSVMALFNKDRPDFSEAERIVPDEVIGVRGSLSSEGNLIFADQIFRPDIPFSYAPYTSDRKGAAVLISDVHVGSDTFLDDEWNRFADWLSDSEVSYLLVAGDLVDGIGIYPDQDKELVIPNIYEQYDVLGTMLSDLPSHLKIILAPGNHDVVRGAEPQPVIPEKFRKNYSSNCLFVENPALVNLQGVRVLMYHGRSFDDLIGLMPGASYEKAYDVIPEMLKRRHLAPCYGKRTPIAADTVDRLIIDPIPEVVHTGHVHIYGISRYRNVLGINSGTWQSQTAFQKQMNIQPTPAVAISLDLTTLQPRVHDFMNDSPEPLVL
- a CDS encoding tetratricopeptide repeat protein; protein product: MFFRLIILILFIIPGVTAFGNATNSSDNLSALLAEKNKEIILTVFENGTYTFGEDDIRLHQDQLYKDLATGLAHRGEYSTAADLLLLIPDEERSYDSTLLLAFVYTRMNKYDQALKTVTALRAKYPDDTDLDNAAAYILSISGDPHNARRIMEKLGSQIDKNGPFLDTWGTILAAEGEITKAEKALKSAYLLLPHDAEVLSHLADVYAQQGRLADAQDLYQHAVRSDPAYGDAAKKYALVLKDLGRYPEAVHVIRKTIRLMPGDPDLIAWEQEVDAILLAWYKTQEEEAKKPLLTKRVARGNHS
- a CDS encoding sodium-translocating pyrophosphatase; translated protein: MDMLYIVPVCALIGLIFAGLSYARMKKESPGDELMQKIAAAIHLGAMTYLKRQYTAIAVFVVVLAVILSLVINPLTAVCYVVGAGLSALAGFIGMFSATKANVRTANAAKQGMASAFKVSFSAGMVMGLTVVGLGMLGLSLMFFLMTGITGVTDHATISILSGFSLGASSIALFARVGGGIFTKAADVGADLVGKVEAGIPEDDPRNPAVIADNVGDNVGDIAGMGADLYESYVGAVIATMLIGATAGMASQFPGVPSMNLIALPMMIAGLGIIASVIGSFFVRTNKNEAHAIHKAFNSGTFAGLLLTVAAVYVLVEMLAPGQLGIFYATIAGLVGGFLIGLVTEYYTSYDHKPTQSIVKSAETGAATDIIAGIAVGMESTFIPVIIVAAAILIANYFGGIYGVALAGVGMLATLGITLSVDAYGPIADNAGGIAEMSHQGPGVRAITDTLDSVGNTTAAIGKGFAIGGAALTALGLFAAYTQAVKLEMVNMLEPVVFVGILIGAMLPFLFSSFAMKAVGKAAGYIVEEVRRQFKEIPGLMEGKNDPDYASCITISTNAALREMILPGLMAIAAPIIIGIALGSHALAGLLVGSISSGFLVAVMMANAGGAWDNTKKYIEQGHSGGKGSFAHKAAVTGDTVGDPFKDTAGPALNILLKLMAIVAVVFAPIFL